The Methylobacterium sp. PvR107 genome contains a region encoding:
- the murG gene encoding undecaprenyldiphospho-muramoylpentapeptide beta-N-acetylglucosaminyltransferase, with translation MTVFTPTILLCAGGTGGHLFPAESLAHALRARGIRVALATDARVDAIASEFPASEVVTIASATPSGRSPLKRAGAVLTLGRGFGVAAKEIRRINPAAIVGFGGYPTVPPVLAGQILRVPTILHEQNAVMGRANAFLARGARSIATGFKVVRGVPDKAKAPRIHTGNPLRPAVIEAAKIPYPAFGPDDALRLLVFGGSQGARVMGEVVPEAIARLPAALRARLHLVQQVRPEDLTAVQNRYLAMGLAGIEAAPFFKDLPARMAASHLVVSRSGASTVSELAAIGRPALLVPLPGSLDQDQAANAATLDAIGAALAVKQADFTPDRLVAELTAYFETPAKLTAAADAARSAGIHDAAERLAEVVIQTAART, from the coding sequence GTGACGGTCTTCACCCCCACGATCCTGCTCTGCGCGGGCGGCACCGGCGGACACCTGTTCCCGGCCGAGAGCCTCGCCCACGCGCTGCGCGCCCGCGGCATCAGGGTGGCCCTCGCCACGGACGCGCGGGTCGACGCGATCGCGTCCGAGTTCCCGGCCTCCGAGGTGGTGACCATCGCGTCGGCGACGCCGTCCGGACGCTCGCCCCTGAAGCGGGCCGGCGCCGTGCTGACGCTCGGCCGCGGCTTCGGCGTCGCCGCGAAGGAGATCCGCCGGATCAACCCGGCCGCCATCGTGGGCTTCGGCGGCTATCCGACCGTGCCGCCGGTACTCGCCGGCCAGATCCTGCGGGTGCCGACGATCCTGCACGAGCAGAACGCCGTGATGGGTCGCGCCAACGCCTTCCTGGCGCGGGGCGCCCGCTCCATCGCCACCGGCTTCAAGGTCGTGCGCGGTGTGCCCGACAAGGCCAAAGCCCCGCGCATCCACACCGGCAATCCGCTCCGCCCGGCGGTGATCGAGGCGGCGAAGATCCCATATCCCGCCTTCGGTCCGGACGATGCCCTGCGGCTCCTGGTGTTCGGCGGCAGCCAGGGCGCCCGAGTCATGGGCGAGGTCGTGCCCGAGGCGATCGCCCGTCTGCCCGCCGCGTTGCGCGCCCGGCTGCACCTCGTGCAGCAGGTCCGGCCGGAGGATCTGACGGCTGTGCAGAACCGCTACCTCGCCATGGGGCTCGCCGGGATCGAGGCGGCGCCGTTCTTCAAGGACCTGCCCGCCCGCATGGCCGCGAGTCATCTCGTGGTCTCGCGATCGGGCGCCTCCACGGTGTCGGAACTGGCGGCGATCGGCCGCCCGGCGCTCCTCGTGCCGCTGCCGGGCTCCCTCGATCAGGACCAGGCCGCCAACGCCGCGACCCTCGACGCGATCGGCGCGGCTTTGGCCGTGAAGCAGGCGGATTTCACGCCGGATCGCCTCGTCGCGGAACTCACCGCCTACTTCGAAACGCCGGCAAAATTGACCGCGGCGGCCGATGCGGCCAGAAGCGCGGGCATCCACGACGCCGCCGAGCGGCTGGCCGAGGTCGTCATCCAGACGGCCGCCCGCACCTGA
- the chvE gene encoding multiple monosaccharide ABC transporter substrate-binding protein — translation MPAAQAAGGDAIGVAMPTKSSQRWIDDGNNIVKLLQAKGYKPDLQYADDDIPTQLAQIENMLTKGVKLLVIASIDGTTLSDVLAKASERGVKVIAYDRLIKGTPNVDYYATFDNYKVGVQQATSIVDALGLKDEKGPFNIELFGGSPDDNNAYFFYDGALSVLKPYIDAKKLVVRSGQFGMDKVSTLRWDPATAQARMDNLLSAYYGTAHLDAVLSPYDGISTAIISSVKSVGYGSGNVKLPVVSGQDAELQAVKSIIAGEQTATIFKDTRELAKVTVAMIDAIEAGRQPETNDAKTYNNGKKVVPSYLLTPVIVTKANWKPALVDTGYYTLDQLK, via the coding sequence ATGCCGGCGGCGCAGGCGGCCGGCGGCGACGCGATCGGCGTCGCCATGCCCACCAAGTCGTCACAGCGCTGGATCGACGACGGCAACAATATCGTGAAGCTGTTGCAGGCCAAGGGCTACAAGCCGGATCTGCAATATGCCGACGACGACATCCCAACCCAGCTCGCGCAGATTGAGAACATGCTCACGAAGGGCGTGAAGCTGCTGGTGATCGCCTCGATCGACGGAACCACGCTCAGCGATGTGCTGGCGAAGGCGAGCGAGCGCGGCGTGAAGGTCATTGCCTACGACCGCCTGATCAAGGGCACGCCGAACGTCGATTATTACGCCACGTTCGACAACTACAAAGTTGGGGTCCAGCAGGCGACCTCAATTGTCGATGCGCTCGGCCTGAAGGACGAGAAGGGGCCGTTCAACATCGAGCTGTTCGGCGGCTCGCCCGACGACAATAACGCATACTTTTTCTACGACGGTGCCCTGTCGGTGCTGAAGCCCTACATTGATGCCAAGAAGCTGGTCGTGCGCTCGGGCCAGTTCGGCATGGACAAGGTGTCGACGCTGCGCTGGGATCCCGCGACCGCGCAGGCCCGGATGGATAACCTGCTCTCGGCCTATTACGGCACCGCGCATCTCGATGCGGTGCTCTCCCCCTACGACGGCATCTCCACCGCCATCATATCGTCGGTGAAGAGCGTCGGCTACGGCTCCGGCAATGTGAAGCTGCCGGTGGTCAGTGGCCAGGATGCCGAGCTGCAGGCGGTCAAGTCGATCATCGCGGGCGAGCAGACGGCGACGATCTTCAAGGACACGCGCGAACTCGCCAAGGTGACGGTGGCGATGATCGACGCGATCGAGGCCGGCCGGCAGCCCGAGACCAACGACGCCAAGACCTACAACAACGGCAAGAAGGTCGTCCCATCGTACCTGCTGACGCCGGTCATCGTCACCAAGGCCAATTGGAAGCCGGCCCTCGTCGACACCGGCTACTACACCCTCGACCAGCTGAAGTGA
- a CDS encoding PAS domain-containing methyl-accepting chemotaxis protein: MFSALKVREAQAKLAALDRVQGVIEFDLAGKILSANGNFLAAVGYTLPEIVGQHHSMFMDPAQRDSPEYRALWERLRSGTFESGQFQRVGRGGRTIWIQASYNPMLDVRGRPYKVVKFATDITQQRTEEADRAGQIEAIHKVQAVIAFDLDGTVLEANDNFLAAMGYARGEVVGQHHSLFVEPSHRDSEAYRAFWAALRNGTYQAAQFRRVGKGGREVWIQASYNPIFDAAGRPYKVVKFATDITDQVRLFADLRTLIDRNFGEIEQAVTYSTRAAALASSAADSTSGNVQTVAAAAEELAASVAEMSQSIVRSQGATDTAYACVQEADGHTKRLAETATAMTGIVGLIQNIAGQINLLALNATIEAARAGEAGRGFAVVASEVKALADQAARATGQINGEIASVQRVSHEVVGALNSIGTSVSVMRETVVATAAAIEEQSAVTRDLAENMQSAAGAVTAITGNIGAIVQSVADVSRAVGTTRDAAKVLAR; the protein is encoded by the coding sequence ATGTTTTCTGCCCTGAAGGTCCGTGAAGCGCAGGCCAAGCTCGCGGCCCTCGACCGCGTTCAGGGCGTCATCGAGTTTGACCTCGCCGGGAAGATCCTCTCGGCCAACGGCAATTTCCTTGCTGCGGTTGGCTACACGCTTCCGGAGATCGTCGGGCAGCACCACAGCATGTTCATGGATCCGGCTCAGCGGGATTCGCCCGAGTACCGCGCGCTCTGGGAGCGCCTGCGTTCGGGCACGTTCGAGAGCGGACAGTTCCAGCGGGTCGGCCGGGGCGGCCGCACGATCTGGATCCAGGCATCCTACAATCCGATGCTCGACGTCCGCGGTCGGCCCTACAAGGTGGTGAAGTTTGCCACCGACATCACGCAGCAGCGAACCGAGGAGGCCGACCGCGCGGGACAAATCGAAGCCATCCACAAGGTGCAGGCCGTCATCGCATTCGATCTCGATGGTACGGTGCTGGAAGCCAACGACAATTTCCTGGCCGCGATGGGCTACGCAAGAGGGGAAGTGGTCGGGCAGCACCACAGCCTGTTCGTCGAGCCCAGCCATCGCGACAGCGAGGCGTACCGCGCATTCTGGGCGGCGCTGCGGAACGGGACCTATCAGGCGGCGCAGTTCCGGCGCGTCGGCAAGGGCGGACGCGAAGTCTGGATCCAGGCCTCCTACAACCCGATCTTCGATGCCGCCGGCCGGCCCTACAAGGTGGTGAAGTTCGCCACCGACATCACCGACCAGGTTCGTCTTTTCGCCGACCTGCGCACGCTCATCGACCGGAACTTCGGCGAGATCGAGCAGGCGGTGACGTATTCGACGCGGGCGGCCGCCCTGGCCTCCTCGGCAGCGGATTCGACCTCCGGCAACGTCCAGACCGTCGCGGCGGCAGCTGAGGAGCTGGCCGCTTCCGTGGCGGAGATGTCGCAAAGCATCGTCCGCTCGCAGGGCGCCACCGACACCGCCTATGCCTGCGTCCAAGAGGCGGACGGCCATACCAAGCGCCTCGCCGAGACCGCGACCGCGATGACCGGCATCGTCGGCCTGATCCAGAACATCGCGGGTCAGATCAACCTGCTGGCGCTCAACGCCACGATCGAGGCGGCCCGCGCGGGCGAAGCCGGCCGCGGCTTCGCGGTCGTCGCGTCCGAGGTGAAGGCGCTGGCCGATCAGGCCGCGCGGGCCACCGGGCAGATCAACGGCGAGATCGCCAGCGTGCAGCGCGTCTCGCATGAGGTGGTGGGGGCGCTGAACTCGATCGGGACGTCGGTCTCGGTGATGCGCGAGACCGTCGTGGCGACCGCGGCCGCCATCGAGGAGCAGAGCGCGGTGACCCGCGATCTCGCTGAGAACATGCAGAGCGCCGCCGGCGCGGTCACGGCGATCACCGGCAATATCGGGGCGATCGTTCAGTCGGTGGCCGACGTTTCGCGGGCAGTGGGAACCACCCGCGACGCCGCCAAGGTGCTGGCGCGCTGA
- the mutS gene encoding DNA mismatch repair protein MutS: MARTAVRPAADMTPAPGLDPAGATPMMVQYIEIKAANPDCLLFYRMGDFYELFFEDAEIASRALGIVLTKRGKHAGSEIPMCGVPVERSDDYLNRLIALGHRVAVCEQTEDPAEAKRRGPKSVVRREVVRLVTPGTITEDRLLDPARANLLLAIGRRKTGEGAVAYGLAAVDISTGRFALSEIAGGDLAGAIARHDPREIVLSEAIHADPALARIWQESRAAVVPLAQAELEPAAAERRLREQYGVSTLEGFGQFTRAEIAAAGAVLLYIARTQLAARPTLAVPTREDGGATLAIDAATRANLELTRTLSGERTGSLLATIDRTVTSNGARLLAEHLAGPLTKLDAIARRHAAVAHLVDDGALRAALREALARAPDLARALSRTGLGRAGPRDLAAIRDGLAVAAQLGARLSAIPDLPDDLVRFAEHLAEADPELIATLAAALADDLPLSRRDGGFVRLGYHPEIDEARTLGQDSRKVIAALQARYAEQTGCRTLRIKHNNLLGYFIEVPQSVGEACLKGLQSEFVHRQTMVDAMRFTSVELGELESKISGASDRALALEGAVFDDLSARVLGKAESIAEVAEALAGLDVAASHAELAVELDWRRPVVDDSLSFVVVGGRHPVVEAALRRAGEPFIANDCDLSGDTRGRIRLITGPNMGGKSTFLRQNALIAVLSQMGAFVPAAEARIGRVDRLFSRVGAADDLARGQSTFMVEMVETAAILNQATRRSLVILDEIGRGTATFDGLSIAWACLEHLHEVNACRALFATHFHELTALGDRLARLENATLKVAEHRDGVVFLHEVVPGIAERSYGLQVARLAGLPGSVVSRAGAILKSLEKAERGRPARARIDDLPLFAALAPPPPPEPPPEDPLGALLDSIEPDALTPREALDALYRLKRERTGGH, from the coding sequence ATGGCCCGTACCGCCGTCCGCCCCGCCGCCGACATGACGCCCGCTCCCGGCCTGGATCCGGCCGGCGCCACGCCCATGATGGTGCAGTACATCGAGATCAAGGCCGCCAATCCGGACTGCCTCCTGTTCTACCGGATGGGCGACTTCTACGAGCTGTTCTTCGAGGACGCGGAGATCGCGTCCCGGGCGCTCGGCATCGTGCTGACCAAGCGCGGCAAGCACGCGGGCAGCGAGATCCCGATGTGCGGCGTGCCGGTCGAGCGCTCCGACGACTACCTCAACCGCCTGATCGCGCTCGGGCACCGCGTCGCCGTGTGCGAGCAGACCGAGGATCCGGCCGAGGCCAAGAGGCGCGGCCCAAAATCGGTGGTGCGCCGCGAGGTCGTGCGGCTCGTGACACCGGGGACGATCACCGAGGACCGGCTCCTCGACCCGGCCAGGGCCAACCTCCTCCTGGCGATCGGCCGCCGCAAGACCGGGGAGGGCGCGGTGGCCTACGGCCTCGCGGCGGTCGACATCTCCACGGGGCGCTTTGCCTTGAGCGAGATCGCGGGCGGCGATCTCGCCGGCGCCATCGCCCGGCACGATCCGCGGGAGATCGTCCTGTCAGAGGCGATCCACGCCGATCCGGCGCTCGCGCGGATCTGGCAGGAGAGCCGGGCCGCCGTCGTGCCCCTGGCGCAGGCGGAGCTGGAACCCGCCGCGGCCGAGCGGCGCCTGCGCGAGCAGTACGGGGTCTCGACGCTGGAGGGTTTCGGCCAGTTCACCCGCGCCGAGATCGCCGCCGCCGGGGCTGTGCTCCTCTACATCGCCCGCACGCAGCTCGCGGCCCGGCCGACCCTGGCCGTGCCGACCCGTGAGGACGGGGGCGCGACCCTGGCGATCGATGCGGCGACACGGGCCAACCTCGAACTCACCCGGACCCTGTCGGGGGAGCGAACCGGGAGCCTGCTCGCCACGATCGACCGGACCGTGACGTCCAACGGCGCGCGGCTGCTGGCCGAGCACCTTGCCGGACCGCTGACCAAGCTCGACGCGATCGCCCGGCGGCACGCCGCCGTGGCGCATCTCGTCGATGACGGCGCGCTGCGCGCCGCCCTGCGCGAGGCGCTGGCCCGGGCGCCGGATCTCGCCAGGGCGCTGTCGCGCACCGGCCTCGGCCGGGCGGGACCGCGGGATCTGGCGGCGATCCGGGACGGCCTGGCGGTGGCGGCGCAACTCGGCGCCCGCCTCTCCGCCATCCCGGATTTGCCGGACGACCTCGTCCGTTTCGCCGAGCACCTCGCCGAGGCCGATCCGGAACTGATCGCGACCCTGGCGGCGGCGCTGGCCGACGATCTTCCCCTGAGCCGGCGCGACGGCGGCTTCGTGCGGCTGGGCTACCATCCGGAGATCGACGAGGCGCGGACGCTGGGCCAGGATTCCCGCAAGGTGATTGCCGCCCTGCAGGCCCGCTACGCCGAGCAGACCGGCTGCCGGACCCTGCGCATCAAGCACAACAACCTGCTCGGCTACTTCATCGAGGTGCCGCAATCGGTCGGCGAAGCCTGCCTCAAGGGGCTGCAGAGCGAATTCGTCCACCGCCAGACGATGGTCGACGCGATGCGCTTCACCAGCGTCGAGCTGGGCGAGCTCGAATCGAAGATCTCCGGCGCCTCCGACCGGGCGCTGGCGCTCGAAGGCGCCGTGTTCGACGACCTCTCGGCCCGCGTGCTCGGCAAGGCCGAGTCCATCGCCGAGGTCGCCGAGGCTTTGGCCGGGCTCGACGTCGCGGCGAGCCACGCCGAGCTCGCGGTCGAGCTCGACTGGCGGCGGCCCGTGGTCGACGATTCGCTGAGCTTCGTCGTGGTCGGCGGCCGCCATCCGGTGGTCGAGGCGGCCCTGCGCCGGGCCGGCGAGCCGTTCATCGCCAACGATTGCGATCTTTCGGGCGACACGCGCGGCCGGATCCGGCTGATCACCGGCCCCAACATGGGCGGCAAGTCCACCTTCCTGCGCCAGAACGCGCTGATCGCGGTGCTCTCCCAGATGGGCGCCTTCGTGCCGGCCGCCGAGGCGCGGATCGGGCGGGTCGACCGGCTGTTCTCCCGGGTCGGTGCCGCCGACGATCTCGCCCGCGGGCAATCGACCTTCATGGTCGAGATGGTCGAGACCGCGGCGATCCTCAACCAGGCGACGCGGCGCTCCCTGGTGATCCTCGACGAGATCGGCCGCGGCACCGCGACCTTCGACGGTCTCTCCATCGCCTGGGCCTGCCTGGAGCACCTGCACGAGGTGAACGCCTGCCGGGCTCTGTTCGCCACCCATTTCCACGAACTCACCGCGCTCGGCGACCGTCTGGCCCGGCTGGAGAACGCGACCCTCAAGGTCGCCGAGCATCGGGACGGCGTCGTGTTCCTGCACGAGGTCGTTCCCGGAATCGCCGAACGCAGCTACGGCCTGCAGGTGGCCCGGCTCGCGGGACTGCCCGGCAGCGTCGTGTCGCGGGCCGGGGCGATTCTCAAGAGCCTGGAGAAGGCGGAGCGCGGTCGCCCGGCGCGCGCGCGAATCGACGACCTGCCGCTCTTCGCAGCCCTCGCGCCGCCCCCGCCGCCGGAGCCGCCGCCCGAGGATCCGCTCGGGGCGCTGCTCGATTCCATCGAGCCGGACGCGCTCACGCCGCGGGAGGCGCTCGACGCGCTCTACCGGCTGAAGCGCGAGCGGACAGGGGGGCATTGA
- a CDS encoding SDR family oxidoreductase: MSESGRIAIVTGAGTGVGKAAALALAGAGWRIVLSGRRPGPLDETAAQIGGDRALVVPTDVTDPDSIANLFARTRAEFGRLDLLFNNAGIGAPPVPLEDLPLETWRQVVDTNLTALFLCTQHAFRIMRDQDPRGGRIINNGSISAHAPRPNSIAYTATKHAVTGLTKATSLDGRAYDIACGQIDIGNADTPMGGKMKAGVRQADGSLRPEAVMDPDHVGQAVLTMASLPLETNVQFMTIMATKMPFVGRG; this comes from the coding sequence ATGTCGGAATCAGGTCGGATCGCGATCGTGACCGGGGCGGGGACTGGGGTCGGCAAGGCCGCGGCCCTGGCGCTGGCCGGCGCCGGCTGGCGGATCGTGCTGTCCGGGCGGCGGCCGGGGCCGCTCGACGAGACGGCGGCGCAGATCGGCGGTGACCGGGCGCTCGTGGTGCCAACCGATGTGACCGATCCCGATTCGATCGCCAACCTGTTCGCCCGCACGCGGGCGGAATTCGGGCGACTCGACCTACTGTTCAACAATGCCGGGATCGGCGCCCCGCCGGTCCCCCTCGAGGACCTGCCGCTGGAGACGTGGCGGCAGGTGGTCGACACTAACCTGACCGCCCTGTTCCTGTGCACGCAGCACGCCTTCCGGATCATGCGCGACCAGGATCCCCGCGGCGGCCGGATCATCAACAACGGCTCGATCTCGGCGCATGCCCCGCGGCCGAACTCCATCGCCTACACGGCGACCAAGCACGCCGTGACCGGCCTGACCAAAGCGACCTCCCTCGACGGTCGCGCCTACGACATCGCCTGCGGGCAGATCGACATCGGCAACGCCGACACGCCCATGGGCGGCAAGATGAAGGCGGGCGTCCGTCAGGCGGACGGCTCGCTCCGGCCCGAGGCCGTCATGGACCCGGACCATGTCGGCCAGGCGGTTCTCACCATGGCGAGCCTCCCGCTCGAAACCAATGTGCAGTTCATGACCATCATGGCGACCAAGATGCCGTTCGTCGGACGCGGCTGA
- a CDS encoding alpha/beta fold hydrolase, translating to MDVAGVNFHHVALPEVRLHVAEAGPESGPPTILLHGFPEFWFGWRHQIGPLAEAGLRVIVPDQRGYGLSDRPQGIAAYHLDRLAGDVLALADAYGFATFRLIGHDWGGLVAWWLASRHPERIERLAILNAPHPGIVGAYMRHHPGQWLRSVYVGLFQLPGLPERLLTADRCRVLRNALTSTSRPGAFSAADLDRYVEAWLQPGAMTAMLNWYRALVRLPRDEPARVRVPTLILWGKQDTALQSGLAEASLAFCDAGRIRWYERASHWLAHEEPDSVNVELTRFLS from the coding sequence ATGGACGTTGCAGGTGTGAACTTTCACCACGTCGCTCTGCCGGAGGTGCGCCTGCACGTGGCGGAGGCGGGTCCGGAGAGCGGGCCGCCGACCATCCTGCTGCACGGTTTCCCCGAATTCTGGTTCGGCTGGCGCCACCAGATCGGGCCGCTCGCCGAGGCGGGCCTGCGGGTGATCGTGCCGGATCAGCGCGGCTACGGCCTCAGTGACAGGCCGCAGGGCATCGCCGCCTACCACCTCGACCGGCTGGCCGGGGACGTGCTGGCCCTGGCCGATGCCTACGGCTTCGCGACATTCCGGCTCATCGGCCACGATTGGGGCGGCCTCGTCGCGTGGTGGCTGGCCAGCCGCCATCCCGAACGGATCGAGCGGCTCGCGATCCTTAACGCGCCGCATCCCGGCATCGTCGGCGCGTATATGCGGCACCATCCGGGCCAGTGGCTGCGCAGCGTCTATGTCGGCCTGTTCCAGCTGCCCGGCCTGCCCGAGCGGCTGCTGACGGCCGACCGGTGCCGCGTCCTGCGGAACGCGTTGACGTCCACCAGCCGGCCGGGCGCGTTCTCGGCTGCCGATCTCGACCGCTACGTCGAAGCGTGGCTTCAGCCCGGCGCGATGACCGCCATGCTGAACTGGTACCGGGCCCTGGTGCGTCTGCCGCGGGACGAGCCGGCCCGGGTCCGGGTCCCGACCCTGATCCTCTGGGGCAAGCAGGATACAGCCCTGCAATCCGGCCTCGCGGAAGCGAGCCTGGCCTTCTGCGACGCGGGCCGGATCCGCTGGTACGAGCGCGCGAGCCACTGGCTCGCCCACGAGGAGCCGGATTCCGTCAATGTGGAGCTGACGCGTTTCCTGTCCTGA
- a CDS encoding patatin-like phospholipase family protein, which yields MSAPEIPFLLGLDAAAVAAVRARMVPIAVPGGQILFEQGASGDALYTLVSGAVGVSARDHNGSPTRIARLRPPETFGEMALLSEAPRAATVMALRDSHLLKLTRTAFEAVIAEHPQTLLYFARMLADRLRAIYDGYSVHHAPRIFTILAVTEGPNPEILARQLADAFDALLPGETGCLTNWPEGADEAWFQSFEGRHARTIFAAHEIDCPWCRQSQRRGDHVLLLAEPGAPPRPGVPEYLERVRSDWIRMDLVVRQDSDAQRPKPLHPAVAALPAAMRIQVRDGMQGDLHRLARLASGAARGLVLGGGGARGLAHLGVLKALDEVACAPDFVGGTSMGAIIAASLAMGWPLAEIQAQTEAFFATSNPINDYTLPLHALTRGAKVDAGLAARYGGVRIEDLWLPFFCVSSNLTTGNTMVHRSGDLPKALRASIAIPGLLPPVLCDEGVLVDGGMMNNLPADVAAGLERGPVLAVDVGSDRAFQDMPQRGWRGRLVRRLIGSPLAMPGLAPLLLRAATVSSDAQSLMAAAHATAVLKPPLSGIDLRAWSRFRESAELGYRETRAGLEAGTLARWLDPLR from the coding sequence GTGAGCGCGCCCGAGATCCCGTTCCTGCTGGGTCTCGACGCCGCGGCGGTCGCGGCGGTCCGGGCCCGCATGGTCCCGATCGCGGTGCCGGGCGGCCAGATCCTGTTCGAGCAGGGCGCCTCGGGAGACGCGCTCTACACCCTCGTCTCCGGGGCGGTCGGCGTCTCGGCCCGCGACCACAACGGCAGCCCGACCCGGATCGCGCGCCTGCGCCCACCCGAGACCTTCGGCGAGATGGCCCTGCTGTCGGAGGCCCCCCGGGCGGCCACCGTGATGGCCCTGCGCGACTCGCACCTGCTGAAGCTGACCCGCACGGCCTTCGAGGCGGTCATCGCCGAGCATCCGCAGACGCTCCTCTACTTCGCCCGCATGCTGGCCGACCGCCTGCGCGCGATCTACGACGGCTACTCGGTGCATCACGCGCCGCGGATCTTCACGATCCTGGCGGTGACGGAAGGACCGAATCCGGAGATCCTCGCCCGGCAGCTCGCCGACGCCTTCGACGCGCTCCTGCCGGGCGAGACCGGCTGCCTCACGAACTGGCCCGAGGGCGCCGACGAGGCTTGGTTCCAGAGCTTCGAAGGCCGGCACGCGCGCACGATCTTCGCGGCGCACGAGATCGACTGTCCCTGGTGCCGGCAGAGCCAGCGCCGGGGCGACCATGTGCTGCTTCTGGCCGAGCCCGGCGCGCCGCCGCGGCCGGGTGTGCCGGAATACCTGGAGCGGGTCCGCTCCGACTGGATCCGCATGGACCTTGTCGTCCGGCAGGATTCGGACGCGCAGCGCCCGAAACCGCTCCACCCCGCCGTCGCGGCACTGCCGGCCGCGATGCGGATCCAGGTCCGCGACGGCATGCAGGGCGACCTCCACCGGCTGGCCCGGCTCGCCAGCGGCGCGGCCCGGGGGCTGGTGCTCGGCGGCGGCGGCGCCCGCGGCCTTGCCCATCTCGGGGTCCTGAAGGCGCTCGACGAGGTCGCCTGCGCGCCGGACTTCGTCGGCGGCACCAGCATGGGCGCGATCATTGCGGCGAGCCTCGCCATGGGCTGGCCCCTCGCGGAGATCCAGGCGCAGACCGAGGCGTTCTTCGCCACCAGCAACCCGATCAACGACTATACCCTGCCGCTCCATGCCCTGACCCGGGGGGCCAAGGTCGATGCGGGCCTGGCGGCGCGCTACGGCGGCGTGCGCATCGAGGATCTGTGGCTGCCGTTCTTCTGCGTGTCGTCGAACCTGACCACCGGGAACACGATGGTTCATCGCTCGGGTGACCTGCCGAAGGCGCTGCGCGCCAGCATCGCCATTCCCGGACTCCTGCCGCCGGTCCTGTGCGACGAGGGGGTGCTGGTCGATGGCGGCATGATGAACAATCTCCCGGCCGATGTCGCCGCGGGCCTGGAGCGCGGCCCGGTTCTCGCCGTCGATGTCGGCAGCGACCGGGCCTTCCAGGACATGCCCCAGCGCGGCTGGCGCGGCCGGCTGGTGCGAAGGCTGATCGGCTCGCCGCTGGCCATGCCGGGCCTCGCGCCGCTGCTGCTGCGCGCCGCGACGGTCTCGAGCGACGCGCAGAGCCTGATGGCGGCGGCTCACGCGACCGCGGTGCTCAAGCCGCCCCTCTCGGGCATCGACCTGCGGGCGTGGTCCCGTTTCCGGGAATCGGCCGAGCTCGGCTATCGCGAAACGCGCGCCGGCCTAGAGGCCGGAACGCTGGCGCGCTGGCTCGACCCGCTGCGCTGA
- a CDS encoding FtsW/RodA/SpoVE family cell cycle protein has product MMSRAERTPLTDWWWTVDRGLLAALFALMVAGLVFLMGGGPPVAERIGLPTFYFLNRQAMYLAPTILLICAVSFLSLRGIRRLALVTWICGVVLCLLAGKFGPEIKGAHRWIQFGSFGLQPSEFVKPAFVVVAAWAFSEGAQRRDMPGGILALLLLPITIVPLLLQPDFGQTMLITMVWCALFFVAGLHLIWVAVLGILGLGGVFAAYLFFHHVRERFNKFLDRDSGGGFQDFWSRESFRSGGWFGTGPGEGVAKRHLPDAHTDFIFSVTGEEFGVIVCLCLVALFAFIVLRGLKLARRTDDTFSRLAITGLTTLFGLQACINMAVNTQLMPAKGMTLPFVSYGGSSLISLALGTGFLVALTRKRPRTVMLSQKPPGTAPATVAGVMR; this is encoded by the coding sequence ATGATGTCACGCGCGGAACGCACCCCCCTGACGGACTGGTGGTGGACGGTCGATCGTGGGCTGCTCGCGGCCCTGTTCGCGCTGATGGTGGCCGGGCTGGTCTTCCTGATGGGCGGCGGCCCGCCGGTGGCCGAGCGGATCGGTCTGCCGACCTTCTACTTCTTGAACCGGCAGGCGATGTACCTCGCCCCGACGATCCTGCTGATCTGCGCGGTCTCGTTCCTGTCCCTGCGCGGCATCCGCCGGCTCGCGCTGGTTACCTGGATCTGCGGCGTCGTCCTGTGCCTGCTCGCCGGCAAGTTCGGCCCCGAGATCAAAGGCGCCCATCGCTGGATCCAGTTCGGCTCCTTCGGCCTGCAGCCCTCGGAATTCGTGAAGCCGGCCTTCGTGGTCGTGGCCGCCTGGGCCTTCTCGGAGGGTGCGCAGCGCCGCGACATGCCGGGCGGCATCCTGGCGCTGCTGCTCCTGCCGATCACCATCGTGCCGCTGCTGCTCCAGCCCGATTTCGGCCAGACCATGCTGATCACCATGGTGTGGTGCGCGCTTTTCTTCGTTGCCGGCCTCCACCTGATTTGGGTGGCCGTCCTCGGCATTCTGGGCCTTGGGGGTGTCTTCGCTGCCTACCTGTTCTTCCATCACGTCCGTGAGCGCTTCAACAAGTTCCTCGACCGGGATTCCGGCGGCGGATTCCAGGATTTCTGGTCGCGCGAATCGTTCCGCTCGGGCGGCTGGTTCGGCACCGGGCCGGGGGAGGGGGTGGCCAAGCGCCACCTGCCAGACGCGCATACCGACTTCATCTTCTCGGTCACTGGCGAGGAATTCGGCGTGATCGTCTGCCTGTGCCTCGTGGCGCTGTTCGCCTTCATCGTGCTGCGCGGCCTCAAGCTCGCCCGGCGAACCGACGACACGTTCTCGCGGCTGGCGATCACCGGGCTGACGACGCTGTTCGGGCTCCAGGCCTGCATCAATATGGCGGTGAACACCCAGCTGATGCCCGCCAAGGGCATGACGCTGCCGTTCGTCTCTTATGGCGGCTCCTCGCTGATCTCGCTGGCGCTCGGCACCGGCTTCCTTGTCGCCCTGACCCGCAAGCGCCCCCGCACCGTCATGCTCAGCCAGAAGCCCCCCGGCACCGCGCCGGCCACCGTCGCCGGGGTGATGCGGTGA